A genome region from Dolichospermum compactum NIES-806 includes the following:
- the purH gene encoding bifunctional phosphoribosylaminoimidazolecarboxamide formyltransferase/IMP cyclohydrolase: MARLALLSVSNKTGVIDLARSLVEEFGFDIISSGGTAKTLKDAGIPVTKVSDYTGSPEILGGRVKTLHPRIHGGILARRDVAQDVTDLENNQIRPIDLVVVNLYPFEETIAKPGVTLADAVEQIDIGGPAMLRASSKNYAHLTVLCDPAQYGEYLQELRQNGEASLEFRQKCALKGFLHTASYDNAIAAYLAGTQAQEFTISGTQLQSLRYGENPHQPAAWYQTGSEATGWTAATKLQGKELSYNNLVDLEAARRIIAEFTTSPAATIIKHTNPCGTAEADTIFDAYQKAFNADSISAFGGIVALNRPIDAATAMELTKTFLECVVAPGCDEEAQEILTKKGNVRVLILPDLLTGPKETVKAVAGGFLVQSADDIIADPSQWQVVTERQPTPRELAELLFAWKVCKHVKSNAIVIASDRTTLGVGAGQMNRVGSTKIALEQAGEKAQGAFLASDGFFPFNDTVKAAAAAGITAIVQPGGSLKDKDSIKAANELGLLMVLTGVRHFLH, translated from the coding sequence ATGGCGCGTTTAGCCCTGCTGAGTGTATCTAATAAAACTGGTGTAATTGATTTAGCCCGGAGTTTGGTTGAAGAATTTGGCTTTGATATCATCAGCAGTGGGGGAACAGCCAAAACCCTGAAAGATGCGGGAATACCAGTTACTAAGGTTTCTGATTATACGGGTTCACCGGAAATTTTAGGCGGTCGGGTGAAAACTCTTCATCCTCGCATTCACGGGGGGATTTTAGCACGGCGAGATGTGGCGCAAGATGTCACGGATTTGGAAAATAATCAAATTCGTCCCATTGATTTAGTCGTTGTTAATCTTTATCCTTTTGAGGAAACCATTGCTAAACCAGGTGTGACTTTAGCTGACGCGGTGGAACAAATTGATATTGGTGGCCCGGCTATGTTAAGGGCTTCTTCCAAAAATTACGCCCATTTGACGGTATTATGTGATCCTGCTCAATATGGTGAGTATTTGCAAGAATTACGCCAAAATGGAGAGGCATCTTTAGAGTTTCGCCAAAAATGTGCTTTAAAGGGATTTTTGCATACTGCTAGTTATGATAATGCCATAGCAGCCTATTTAGCTGGCACACAAGCACAAGAATTTACCATTTCTGGTACACAACTCCAATCTTTGCGTTATGGGGAAAATCCTCACCAACCCGCAGCATGGTATCAAACGGGGAGTGAAGCTACAGGTTGGACAGCAGCGACAAAACTGCAAGGTAAGGAACTCAGTTACAATAATTTGGTAGATTTGGAAGCTGCACGGCGGATAATTGCTGAATTTACAACCAGTCCTGCGGCGACAATTATCAAACATACTAATCCTTGTGGAACTGCGGAAGCAGACACAATTTTTGACGCTTATCAAAAAGCCTTTAATGCTGATTCTATCTCGGCTTTTGGCGGTATTGTGGCTTTAAATCGTCCTATTGATGCAGCGACAGCGATGGAATTAACAAAGACGTTTTTAGAGTGCGTGGTTGCTCCTGGTTGTGACGAGGAAGCTCAGGAAATTTTAACTAAAAAAGGCAATGTCCGCGTTTTGATTTTACCAGATTTGCTGACTGGACCGAAAGAAACTGTGAAAGCTGTAGCAGGTGGGTTTTTAGTCCAATCTGCTGATGATATCATTGCTGATCCTAGTCAATGGCAAGTTGTTACTGAACGTCAACCTACTCCCAGGGAGTTAGCAGAATTACTGTTTGCTTGGAAAGTTTGCAAGCACGTTAAATCTAATGCTATCGTCATTGCGAGCGATCGCACAACTTTAGGTGTCGGCGCTGGACAAATGAACCGTGTCGGTTCGACAAAAATCGCTCTCGAACAAGCCGGAGAAAAAGCCCAAGGAGCATTCCTCGCTAGTGACGGCTTCTTCCCCTTCAATGATACCGTCAAAGCCGCAGCAGCAGCCGGAATTACCGCCATTGTCCAACCCGGAGGCAGTCTCAAGGATAAAGACTCTATCAAAGCCGCTAACGAACTCGGTTTATTAATGGTTCTAACTGGTGTACGCCACTTTTTACATTAG
- the rppA gene encoding two-component system response regulator RppA, with protein MRLLLVEDEHDLGSGIHNALIQRDYIVDWAEDGQTAWDYLNTIPLRYEIAILDWMLPKLSGLELCKRLRAQKNQLPIMLLTARDSMNDRVTGLDAGADDYLVKPFGMEELLARVRALQRRLPNFQPPQLQVGSLILDYSNFSVVNLAAENSSPIILTAKEFQLLEYFMQHPQQILTHEQIRARLWDFESDTVSNVVAAQVRLLRRKLSECVFSKAIETIRGFGYRFCG; from the coding sequence ATGCGGTTACTATTAGTTGAAGATGAACATGATTTAGGTAGTGGTATTCATAATGCTCTTATTCAACGCGATTATATAGTAGATTGGGCTGAAGATGGACAAACTGCTTGGGATTACCTAAATACCATACCACTAAGATATGAAATTGCGATTTTAGACTGGATGTTGCCAAAGTTGTCGGGATTGGAATTGTGTAAAAGATTAAGAGCGCAAAAAAATCAATTACCAATTATGTTATTAACAGCTAGAGATAGCATGAATGATCGTGTTACGGGTTTAGATGCAGGTGCAGATGATTATCTTGTTAAACCTTTTGGTATGGAAGAATTATTGGCGCGGGTAAGAGCATTACAGAGAAGATTACCAAATTTTCAACCACCGCAGTTACAAGTAGGTAGTTTAATTTTAGATTATAGTAATTTTTCAGTTGTGAATTTAGCAGCGGAAAATTCTTCACCAATTATTCTCACTGCTAAAGAATTTCAACTTTTAGAGTATTTTATGCAACATCCTCAACAAATACTAACTCATGAACAAATTCGCGCTAGATTGTGGGATTTTGAAAGTGATACTGTGAGTAATGTTGTTGCTGCACAAGTGAGATTATTAAGACGCAAATTATCAGAATGTGTTTTTTCTAAAGCAATTGAAACTATCCGAGGTTTTGGTTATCGTTTTTGTGGATAG
- the rppB gene encoding two-component system sensor histidine kinase RppB, whose product MNHEAAKDTKEERKKIGKIQGWIPNNSLFNHSRFKLAITYAGVMGSTLLLCGCIAHSVMIQAFTRTVDRELEVFGKVFEDQLKTELKIPGELSITTQKSLPGLCFKQQYCLPIKSESDLLNLLAEGYYLRFLTPSGEAIAAIGNNPDEFPANIYLNHSYDIKNRHGELYHLHLMPLKINNNQLWGYLQVGRTVQRLNDYMNSLHWLLGLGIPSSMIIIGGAGWWLAGLAMQPIEKSYQQLQQFTADAAHELRTPITSLQTIIETNSINPETQKALKRQIKRLVTLTQDLLLLSRLESGLQEAKLQQICLNDLVADVEEELMPMAMDAQVLLSSHIPDESGFYIQGNESQIYRMLLNLVSNAIKYTPESGEVKISLTTNDHQGVVTVKDTGIGISNSDLTHIFERFYRVNADRSRNTGGSGLGLAITLAIVQTHKGKLEVQSHVNKGSTFTVILPLVSKVNK is encoded by the coding sequence ATGAACCACGAAGCAGCGAAGGACACGAAGGAAGAAAGGAAGAAGATAGGTAAAATCCAAGGTTGGATACCTAATAATTCACTCTTTAATCATTCTCGGTTTAAATTAGCGATTACCTATGCTGGTGTGATGGGATCAACTTTGTTACTATGTGGTTGCATCGCTCACAGTGTGATGATACAAGCTTTTACTCGCACGGTTGATCGAGAATTAGAAGTTTTTGGTAAGGTATTTGAAGATCAATTAAAAACAGAGTTAAAAATTCCTGGAGAATTATCTATTACTACTCAAAAATCTTTACCAGGACTTTGTTTTAAACAACAATATTGTTTACCCATTAAATCAGAATCAGATTTACTGAATTTATTAGCAGAAGGATATTATCTCAGGTTTTTAACACCATCAGGAGAAGCTATTGCGGCTATTGGTAATAATCCAGATGAATTTCCTGCTAATATTTACCTCAATCATTCTTATGATATCAAAAATCGTCATGGTGAACTATATCATTTACATTTAATGCCCTTAAAAATCAACAATAATCAATTGTGGGGATATTTACAAGTTGGACGCACTGTACAAAGATTAAATGATTATATGAATAGTTTACATTGGTTATTAGGATTGGGTATTCCCTCTTCTATGATCATTATTGGTGGTGCAGGTTGGTGGTTAGCAGGTTTAGCTATGCAGCCAATTGAAAAATCATATCAACAATTACAACAATTTACTGCTGACGCAGCACATGAATTAAGAACTCCTATTACATCTTTACAAACAATTATCGAAACAAATTCAATTAACCCAGAAACTCAAAAAGCATTGAAGAGACAAATTAAAAGATTAGTAACATTAACACAGGATTTGTTATTATTATCTAGATTAGAAAGTGGATTACAAGAAGCTAAGTTACAGCAAATTTGTTTGAATGATTTAGTTGCAGATGTAGAAGAAGAATTAATGCCAATGGCTATGGATGCACAAGTTTTATTATCTAGTCATATTCCTGATGAATCTGGTTTTTATATTCAGGGTAATGAAAGTCAAATTTATCGAATGTTGTTGAATTTAGTTAGTAATGCCATTAAATACACTCCTGAATCTGGGGAAGTAAAAATTAGTCTGACGACTAATGATCATCAAGGTGTAGTTACTGTTAAAGATACAGGTATTGGTATTTCTAATTCTGATCTTACCCACATCTTTGAGCGCTTTTATCGAGTTAATGCAGATCGTTCTCGCAATACTGGTGGTTCGGGATTAGGTTTAGCTATTACTTTGGCTATTGTCCAAACTCACAAAGGTAAATTAGAAGTACAAAGTCATGTAAATAAGGGCAGTACATTTACTGTGATTTTGCCGCTCGTTTCCAAAGTAAACAAGTAA
- a CDS encoding cysteine synthase family protein, translating into MLTYSPNPTFRSNLPKSPLFAKVTDALGKVPIVRLNRIHPSCQQHHLYLKLESCNPGGSIKEKNAAYLVNEAEKQGLLRAGGTIVESSSGNFGIGLAIVGATKGYRVMIVIDAKTPVTMRRMLNAYGAELVEVPLSAADAQGSMQVARMAKAQELATNLPSAWYPCQHKNPSNTDAHELWTAREIETAFGGAPDAIVIGVSTAGQLGGISRYFKRYYPQTRIIGVDVAGSAIFGTPRHPYKMTGLGLSFVPPNFNPQVLDTAYSVDDALAFSVCHALAKQEGMLLGASTGAIVAAALADAQRFTQPQTMLLLNPDRGDRYLETVYNADWLTAQGINILQNSNLTAAIANLLPVPLDIVGRSQV; encoded by the coding sequence ATGCTTACTTACTCTCCAAACCCAACCTTCAGAAGCAACTTGCCAAAATCACCCCTATTTGCAAAGGTGACGGACGCATTAGGTAAAGTTCCTATTGTCCGATTAAATCGAATTCACCCAAGTTGTCAACAGCATCATTTATATTTAAAACTAGAATCTTGTAATCCTGGTGGTAGTATTAAAGAAAAAAATGCGGCTTATCTGGTGAATGAAGCCGAAAAACAGGGTTTATTGCGAGCAGGTGGGACAATTGTTGAATCTAGTTCTGGTAACTTTGGTATTGGGTTAGCAATTGTGGGCGCTACCAAGGGTTACAGGGTGATGATTGTGATTGATGCCAAAACCCCTGTCACCATGCGAAGAATGCTTAATGCCTACGGTGCAGAATTGGTAGAAGTGCCTTTAAGTGCGGCTGATGCTCAAGGTTCAATGCAGGTAGCAAGAATGGCAAAAGCTCAGGAATTAGCTACAAATCTTCCTAGCGCTTGGTATCCTTGTCAACATAAAAATCCTAGTAATACTGATGCCCATGAACTTTGGACGGCGCGGGAAATTGAAACTGCTTTTGGTGGTGCGCCAGATGCTATTGTGATTGGAGTGAGTACAGCCGGACAATTAGGTGGTATCAGTCGCTATTTTAAACGGTATTATCCCCAAACCAGAATTATTGGTGTAGATGTGGCAGGATCAGCAATTTTTGGTACGCCCAGACACCCCTATAAGATGACTGGACTGGGTTTATCTTTCGTTCCCCCGAATTTTAACCCACAGGTGTTAGATACGGCTTATAGCGTGGATGATGCTTTGGCGTTTTCTGTTTGTCATGCTTTGGCTAAACAGGAAGGTATGCTTTTAGGTGCTTCCACTGGTGCAATTGTGGCCGCAGCTTTAGCAGATGCTCAAAGATTTACTCAGCCCCAAACTATGTTACTACTTAATCCTGATCGGGGCGATCGCTACCTGGAAACAGTTTACAATGCTGATTGGTTAACAGCACAAGGAATTAATATCCTTCAAAATAGCAATTTGACGGCAGCAATTGCTAATCTTCTACCTGTACCATTGGATATTGTCGGTAGGAGTCAAGTGTGA
- a CDS encoding YbjN domain-containing protein, which produces MASYLETPSPNELLDEVIQETTAPNHVEVIENVIDTLAQDQSAMVSHGSEGEYLWKFQYGSVEVFVQLTGITDEDTITVWAAVLKLPVRDEARLTRYLLELNCVSTFESRFGIIDHQVVVISTRTLAELSPGEVSRIITIVATIADDNDEYLQSEFGAV; this is translated from the coding sequence ATGGCCAGCTACCTAGAAACCCCGTCTCCAAATGAGTTACTGGATGAAGTTATTCAAGAAACCACAGCCCCAAATCATGTGGAAGTTATTGAAAATGTAATTGATACCCTGGCACAAGATCAAAGTGCAATGGTTAGTCATGGTTCTGAGGGGGAATATCTGTGGAAATTCCAATATGGCAGTGTAGAAGTATTTGTGCAGTTAACGGGAATTACTGATGAAGATACAATCACGGTCTGGGCTGCGGTGCTGAAGTTACCTGTACGAGATGAAGCCAGATTAACACGATATCTCTTAGAGTTAAATTGTGTAAGTACCTTTGAATCCCGCTTTGGCATTATTGATCATCAGGTGGTGGTGATTTCTACACGCACTTTAGCGGAGTTGTCACCAGGGGAAGTTTCCCGCATCATTACTATTGTTGCGACTATCGCTGATGATAATGATGAATATCTGCAATCTGAGTTTGGTGCAGTTTAG
- a CDS encoding lipoate--protein ligase family protein → MPDPQVWRLIPILAAAGDVQMAIDRWLLAQHESGQHPPTLRFYTWSPPAISLGYHQRQYPEFWHNLPWKGEKLDLVRRPTGGRAVLHQGDLTYSVVTSGLRGNRLDVYGQICEFLIQGWRSLDIELYYGQAGRGYIHNPNCFGTATGADLVLADGSKLIGSAQLRKGDAVLQHGSMRLNPDPELFAKVFNQEFFHPIQFPETINQETIIKALIAAACDCFAMEIEVIPLSQNEWNLILANC, encoded by the coding sequence ATGCCTGATCCGCAGGTGTGGCGACTTATTCCCATTTTAGCAGCCGCTGGTGATGTTCAGATGGCTATAGACCGCTGGTTATTAGCACAACATGAGTCGGGGCAACATCCGCCGACTTTACGTTTTTATACTTGGTCGCCACCCGCAATTTCTTTGGGTTATCATCAACGTCAGTATCCTGAATTTTGGCATAATTTGCCGTGGAAAGGGGAGAAATTGGATTTGGTGCGTCGTCCTACAGGTGGTAGGGCTGTTTTACATCAAGGTGATTTAACTTACTCTGTCGTCACGTCTGGACTGAGGGGAAATCGTTTGGATGTGTATGGGCAGATTTGTGAGTTTTTGATTCAAGGATGGCGATCGCTCGATATAGAATTGTACTATGGTCAAGCTGGACGCGGTTATATTCACAATCCTAATTGTTTTGGAACAGCCACAGGTGCAGATTTAGTCTTAGCAGATGGTTCTAAACTGATTGGTAGCGCTCAATTACGGAAAGGTGACGCAGTTCTTCAGCATGGTTCTATGCGGTTAAATCCAGATCCGGAGTTGTTTGCAAAGGTATTTAATCAAGAGTTTTTTCATCCTATCCAATTTCCAGAAACTATCAATCAAGAAACAATAATTAAGGCTTTAATAGCCGCAGCTTGTGATTGTTTTGCTATGGAAATAGAGGTAATACCTTTGTCTCAAAATGAGTGGAATTTGATTTTAGCAAATTGTTGA
- a CDS encoding transcription factor RcaD, which yields METKELKFILKLLGCPNYRTGLSSSTFDSFKSEKNKICRDLGELEYVDYSREIATVKILPPGQALLKLDSAQLPIDDKELKVMEKIGKSSGKIAPSEIKVSSLKSDERDAILKTLSERGLIAIEIKMKRLKAEVWLTERGIEVLRDEYNPEGKANIDFNLLGNYVRFLRKNLRLKSEQVSTPDHVESHSDITSNISDEEILETIKKLDRELGTENYLPIFHLRQKLQPPLLRDDLDQALYRLQKSDKIDFSTLQESSAYTPEQIDAGIPQNIGGQLFFIIVN from the coding sequence ATGGAAACGAAAGAGTTAAAGTTCATCTTAAAGCTGTTGGGGTGTCCCAATTATCGTACTGGCTTGAGTTCTAGCACTTTTGATAGTTTTAAAAGTGAGAAAAACAAAATTTGTCGAGATTTGGGGGAACTGGAATATGTAGACTATTCCCGCGAAATTGCCACAGTCAAGATTTTACCTCCTGGTCAAGCACTACTGAAACTCGACTCGGCACAATTACCTATTGATGATAAAGAACTCAAGGTAATGGAGAAGATAGGTAAGAGTTCTGGAAAAATAGCCCCCAGTGAAATCAAAGTTTCATCGCTAAAATCAGATGAACGGGACGCAATTTTAAAAACCTTGAGTGAACGGGGTTTGATTGCTATTGAAATCAAGATGAAAAGACTTAAAGCTGAAGTTTGGTTAACGGAAAGAGGAATTGAAGTTTTGCGGGATGAATATAATCCCGAAGGAAAAGCAAATATAGACTTTAATTTGCTGGGTAATTATGTGCGGTTTTTACGGAAGAATTTGCGGTTGAAGTCAGAACAAGTTTCTACTCCTGATCATGTAGAATCACATTCTGATATTACTAGCAATATCAGTGATGAAGAAATTTTAGAGACTATCAAGAAATTAGATCGGGAATTGGGTACAGAGAATTATTTACCAATTTTCCATTTACGGCAAAAGTTACAACCGCCTTTATTACGAGATGATTTAGATCAGGCGTTGTATCGGTTGCAAAAAAGTGACAAAATTGATTTTAGTACCTTACAAGAATCTAGTGCTTATACACCAGAACAAATTGACGCGGGAATTCCTCAAAATATTGGTGGACAACTGTTCTTTATCATAGTTAATTAA
- a CDS encoding ATP-binding protein, translating to MTDINDIIKREVNPFDIEMKHLEFWSDEEDSLLMVESIHKNAIIEIEELLDLVGQDHRSRTVLLEGESGSGKTYLLRRIKRSFNSKAFFAYILCDWPDSTHIWRHILRRTVDSLIQVPEGKKESQLMLWLKSLTAFTRSDIKQRIFNDNFWEALQSNRQKFIKHLKDTYKKAGIYNPDMFFGVLHDLANPELYDLACEWLRGDDLNEDSMKAIKVKTFIDTEDAAKNILANFGRISTQTQPIVLCFDNLETMPQLLEGLLDIQPFLNVNTTIHGNNLKNFLVIISVITNNWNRHLDRIFLADTVGINRKTRLKDITLEQAEALWTYHLKPLHQLASPRPESPIFPLNREMLEKNYPGSKTKPRNALTLGRDEYQKYKGSLLDEKPKPETVTIQIKVTTPNEKTIPKPIIIVPPRHQDNQDTIQAEFQLLWQHEYTKSQGKITKISLLSSPDLIQMLQQSISTLKIQGVKSKLLSGKYASYSLSYQHPTNRQKLGMVWTEDSNMTSFYHVMNACQIVIQKNLCQTMHLIRAGDLGKPNLAGNQLYRQIFTNTNHVHIKPSLSSIHYLATYQSLVNSAKSQELVIGGKTINLQRLETLINESEILNQCTLLQDLDIVAKSNRKSETNGKEGKDLRPVKNFLLNLVKTQAFMGVPTLISQAVSQFPDVKETDIQYLIDLLCQEKKVKIMNPKAKLPDRLICLIA from the coding sequence ATGACAGACATTAACGACATCATTAAACGCGAGGTCAACCCTTTTGACATCGAAATGAAACATTTAGAGTTTTGGTCTGACGAAGAAGACTCATTACTTATGGTTGAGTCAATTCATAAAAATGCAATCATAGAAATTGAAGAATTACTAGATTTAGTGGGTCAAGATCATCGTAGTCGTACAGTTTTACTAGAAGGTGAATCTGGTTCTGGCAAAACTTATTTACTAAGACGGATTAAACGCTCATTTAATAGCAAAGCATTTTTTGCTTATATTCTCTGTGACTGGCCTGATAGTACCCACATTTGGCGGCATATTTTACGTCGTACTGTTGATAGTTTAATTCAAGTTCCTGAAGGTAAAAAGGAATCACAGTTAATGTTGTGGCTGAAAAGTTTAACCGCATTTACAAGAAGTGATATAAAACAAAGAATATTTAATGATAATTTTTGGGAAGCATTACAAAGTAATCGGCAAAAATTTATCAAACACCTGAAAGATACTTATAAAAAAGCAGGTATTTATAACCCTGATATGTTTTTTGGAGTGCTGCATGATCTCGCAAATCCAGAATTATATGATTTAGCTTGTGAATGGCTGCGTGGTGATGATTTAAATGAAGATTCTATGAAGGCAATCAAGGTCAAGACCTTCATTGATACAGAAGATGCTGCAAAAAATATCTTAGCAAACTTTGGCAGAATTTCTACGCAAACCCAACCGATTGTTTTATGTTTTGACAATTTAGAAACTATGCCCCAATTACTAGAAGGTCTCCTGGATATACAACCTTTTTTAAATGTCAATACAACAATTCATGGAAATAATTTAAAAAACTTTTTGGTGATAATTAGCGTTATTACTAATAATTGGAATCGGCATCTTGACCGAATTTTCTTAGCTGATACAGTAGGAATAAATAGAAAAACTAGGCTAAAAGATATTACACTAGAACAAGCAGAAGCACTCTGGACTTATCACTTAAAACCATTACATCAACTAGCAAGTCCCAGACCTGAATCTCCTATTTTTCCACTAAATCGGGAAATGTTGGAGAAAAACTACCCCGGTAGTAAAACTAAACCTAGAAATGCACTAACTCTAGGTCGTGATGAATATCAAAAATATAAAGGTTCATTATTAGATGAAAAACCAAAGCCCGAAACAGTTACAATACAAATAAAGGTGACAACACCCAATGAAAAAACTATTCCTAAACCTATAATTATTGTTCCACCACGACATCAAGATAATCAAGATACAATTCAAGCAGAATTTCAATTATTATGGCAGCACGAATATACAAAAAGCCAGGGGAAAATTACCAAGATTTCTTTGTTATCATCACCTGATTTAATTCAGATGTTGCAGCAGTCTATATCTACTTTAAAAATACAGGGAGTTAAGTCTAAACTTTTAAGCGGAAAATATGCTAGTTATTCCTTGAGTTATCAACATCCTACAAATCGGCAAAAATTGGGTATGGTTTGGACAGAAGACTCCAATATGACCAGTTTTTATCATGTAATGAATGCTTGTCAAATAGTAATTCAAAAAAATCTCTGTCAAACTATGCACTTAATTCGTGCTGGAGATTTAGGAAAACCAAATCTGGCTGGAAATCAACTCTATAGACAGATTTTTACCAATACTAATCATGTTCATATTAAACCAAGTCTGTCTTCTATTCACTACTTGGCAACATATCAAAGTTTGGTAAATTCTGCCAAATCTCAAGAGTTAGTAATTGGTGGAAAAACGATTAATTTACAAAGACTAGAAACTTTAATTAATGAATCTGAGATATTGAATCAATGTACTTTATTACAGGATTTAGATATTGTTGCTAAATCAAATCGAAAGTCAGAAACAAATGGTAAAGAAGGAAAAGATTTAAGACCTGTTAAAAATTTCCTATTAAATCTCGTGAAAACTCAAGCATTTATGGGAGTACCTACTTTAATTTCACAAGCAGTTAGCCAATTTCCTGATGTGAAAGAAACTGATATTCAATATTTAATTGATCTATTATGTCAAGAAAAGAAAGTTAAGATTATGAACCCAAAAGCTAAATTACCAGATCGATTAATTTGTTTAATTGCTTAA